The Aquidulcibacter paucihalophilus genome has a window encoding:
- a CDS encoding DUF1801 domain-containing protein, with the protein MAEPKTKPTDVPVADFIAAVDNPRRRADAEVMQALLTEVSGAAPVMWGPSIVGYCSYRGPTGDWPMIAFSPRKAQLVLYVMGDFEARGDLVSRLGKVSTKGGCIYINRMDAVDEGVLRDLAAASLAHMWAKYPG; encoded by the coding sequence ATGGCCGAGCCGAAGACAAAACCGACGGATGTGCCGGTCGCCGATTTCATCGCCGCCGTCGACAATCCCCGTCGCCGTGCGGATGCCGAGGTCATGCAGGCCTTGCTGACCGAGGTGTCCGGCGCTGCCCCGGTCATGTGGGGACCATCAATCGTCGGCTACTGCAGCTATCGGGGGCCGACGGGCGACTGGCCGATGATCGCCTTCTCGCCGCGCAAGGCCCAGCTGGTTCTGTATGTGATGGGCGATTTCGAAGCCCGGGGTGATCTTGTCTCACGGCTGGGCAAGGTCAGCACCAAAGGCGGCTGCATCTACATCAACCGGATGGACGCCGTCGACGAGGGGGTGCTGCGCGACCTGGCGGCCGCGTCGCTGGCGCATATGTGGGCGAAATACCCCGGGTGA
- a CDS encoding WYL domain-containing protein, translating into MRQDKAAVVIELARRMAASAEGLTLDEMARESGVGRRTAERMRDAVLALYPAAEEVSDPPTKRWRIRGGLSAFEQAPTTTELVELSKAAQGLRAAGEPGRAAALEGLERKLKSAMRSTTLNRLAPDLEALVRAETIAVQAGPRPSADEAVLAEIRQAILAGQPLGFIYSRPGAEARRRSVAPCGVMFGRANYLVAADRESGRIQTFRLDRMSAVRAEDGVATPPAEFDLQAFASQSFGIYQDEIEDVVLRVTPGGAAEARAWRWHPTQTVEDLPDGGVEVRFRASGMRELAWHLFSWGDQVQIVAPARLKSVMAAELAAAQAALERG; encoded by the coding sequence ATGAGACAGGACAAGGCGGCCGTGGTGATCGAGCTGGCGCGGCGGATGGCGGCCAGCGCCGAGGGCCTGACGCTGGACGAGATGGCGCGCGAGAGCGGCGTGGGCCGGCGCACCGCCGAGCGGATGCGGGACGCGGTCCTGGCCCTCTATCCTGCCGCCGAGGAGGTGTCGGACCCGCCGACCAAGCGCTGGCGCATCCGGGGCGGCCTGTCGGCGTTCGAACAGGCCCCGACGACGACCGAACTGGTCGAGCTGAGCAAGGCGGCGCAAGGGCTGCGGGCGGCGGGCGAGCCGGGCCGGGCCGCGGCGCTGGAGGGGCTGGAGCGCAAGCTGAAGTCGGCCATGCGCTCGACCACCCTGAACCGGCTGGCCCCCGATCTGGAGGCACTCGTAAGGGCCGAGACCATCGCCGTGCAGGCGGGGCCGCGACCGTCGGCCGATGAGGCGGTGCTGGCCGAGATCCGGCAGGCGATCCTGGCGGGGCAGCCGCTGGGCTTCATCTACAGCCGTCCGGGGGCGGAGGCGCGGCGGCGCAGCGTGGCCCCGTGCGGGGTGATGTTCGGCCGTGCCAACTATCTGGTCGCCGCCGACCGGGAGAGCGGGCGGATCCAGACCTTCCGCCTCGACCGGATGAGCGCCGTGCGGGCCGAGGACGGGGTGGCCACTCCGCCTGCGGAGTTCGACCTGCAGGCCTTCGCCAGCCAGTCGTTCGGCATCTATCAGGACGAGATCGAGGATGTGGTGCTGCGGGTCACGCCGGGCGGCGCGGCCGAGGCGCGGGCCTGGCGCTGGCACCCGACCCAGACGGTCGAGGATCTGCCGGACGGCGGGGTCGAGGTGCGGTTCCGGGCCTCGGGCATGCGTGAGCTGGCCTGGCATCTGTTCAGCTGGGGCGACCAGGTGCAGATCGTCGCGCCGGCGCGACTGAAATCGGTGATGGCCGCCGAGCTGGCAGCGGCGCAGGCGGCGCTCGAACGGGGCTGA
- a CDS encoding M1 family aminopeptidase encodes MRPLLIAALAGLAFATAVSSAEARPPAASQDAGGSRPAVTVTRDGDAWTAEYELDRDAPVWAFFNSALLEETHLPWRPDQWRVVTPGVVLERSAARDILRMTDGGPVPRRVQIAFTSKPENLEAEYEVLVFTDGSVAMPSGLFDVFPLASVAAVAEVPHDLTDYPLETGPSSVTWRDRAGPVLFRGQRVAAATAVAAETYVLFGQVELAESDGLVTVIDPQLPPWIGAAVKDFAPSIAEVYARRLGPGQSDRPTVMISWNGPTPGRTSMGGSVLPGLVVMKFDGAGVVEPSARVLSMARWFIGHESAHFWLGGVVTYERARDAWITEGGADLMAIRAVKVIDPAWDARAELQKEVDDCIRLADQPVVEAAERGEHRANYACGAVFAMVAESAQRRATGGDWFDFLKPLIDASRADGVLTRDEWLDALDAVSGDRLLRQDMETLLDEGSPLAAELVAGLLGRSGVAMRREAGRVVLE; translated from the coding sequence ATGCGTCCTTTGTTGATTGCAGCCTTGGCCGGTCTGGCATTCGCGACCGCCGTATCGTCGGCGGAGGCGCGCCCGCCGGCGGCATCGCAGGACGCCGGGGGCTCAAGGCCCGCCGTGACCGTCACCCGCGACGGCGACGCCTGGACAGCCGAGTATGAGCTGGACCGCGACGCCCCGGTCTGGGCCTTCTTCAACTCGGCGCTGCTCGAGGAAACCCACCTTCCGTGGCGGCCGGACCAGTGGCGGGTCGTCACGCCGGGGGTGGTTCTGGAGCGCTCCGCCGCCCGCGATATCCTGCGCATGACCGACGGCGGGCCCGTTCCGCGCCGGGTGCAGATCGCCTTTACCTCGAAGCCCGAGAACCTTGAGGCCGAATATGAGGTACTGGTCTTCACCGACGGCTCGGTGGCCATGCCCAGCGGCCTTTTCGACGTGTTTCCGCTCGCGTCGGTCGCCGCGGTGGCCGAGGTCCCGCACGATCTGACCGACTATCCGCTTGAGACCGGGCCGTCCTCGGTGACCTGGCGTGACCGGGCCGGGCCGGTCCTGTTCCGGGGCCAGCGCGTGGCCGCCGCGACGGCCGTGGCGGCGGAGACCTATGTCCTGTTTGGTCAGGTCGAACTGGCCGAAAGCGATGGCCTGGTCACCGTGATCGACCCGCAGCTGCCGCCGTGGATCGGCGCGGCCGTCAAGGATTTCGCGCCGAGCATCGCCGAGGTCTATGCCCGCCGCCTGGGGCCGGGACAAAGCGATCGTCCGACGGTCATGATCAGCTGGAACGGCCCGACCCCCGGTCGTACCTCGATGGGGGGCAGCGTCCTGCCCGGTCTGGTCGTGATGAAATTCGACGGTGCCGGCGTGGTTGAGCCGAGCGCCCGGGTGCTGTCGATGGCGCGCTGGTTCATCGGGCACGAGAGCGCGCATTTCTGGCTCGGAGGGGTGGTTACCTATGAGCGCGCCCGCGACGCCTGGATCACCGAAGGCGGGGCGGATCTGATGGCGATCCGGGCGGTCAAGGTGATCGACCCCGCCTGGGACGCCCGGGCGGAACTGCAGAAGGAGGTCGACGACTGCATCCGACTGGCCGATCAGCCGGTGGTCGAGGCCGCCGAACGCGGCGAGCATCGGGCGAACTACGCCTGCGGGGCGGTGTTCGCCATGGTCGCCGAGAGTGCCCAGCGACGGGCGACCGGTGGGGACTGGTTCGACTTCCTCAAGCCGTTGATCGACGCCAGCCGTGCGGACGGGGTGCTGACGCGGGATGAGTGGCTGGACGCGCTGGACGCCGTGTCGGGCGACCGGTTGCTGCGGCAGGATATGGAGACGCTGCTGGACGAGGGATCGCCGCTGGCGGCGGAGCTGGTCGCGGGACTGCTGGGGCGGTCGGGCGTGGCGATGCGGCGCGAGGCGGGCCGGGTGGTGCTGGAGTAG